A region of Hydrogenimonas cancrithermarum DNA encodes the following proteins:
- a CDS encoding response regulator transcription factor, producing the protein MALIAIIEDEQDLLDLLEYHLQKDGYETFAAISVKPIEKLLEEETPDLMIVDRNLPGVEGSEFVHSLRERGIDVPVIFLTAKVAEHEIEEGFLRGGDDYVTKPFNVKELMHRVRAVLRRSKPEENETVTYRDITIKPKSYEVFVAGRKIDLTRLEFKLLLELVTHKNLVLSRDQLLERVWGDEGEYQDRTVNVAVNRLKEKIDPDKSKNYIKSIRGVGYQVC; encoded by the coding sequence ATGGCACTGATCGCGATCATCGAAGACGAGCAGGATCTGCTCGATCTTTTGGAGTATCACCTGCAGAAAGATGGGTATGAGACATTCGCCGCCATTTCGGTCAAACCGATCGAAAAACTACTGGAGGAGGAGACCCCGGACCTGATGATCGTCGACCGAAACCTGCCGGGGGTGGAGGGCAGCGAATTTGTCCACTCACTCAGGGAACGAGGCATCGACGTTCCCGTGATTTTTTTGACGGCGAAAGTGGCCGAACACGAAATAGAAGAGGGGTTCTTGCGCGGTGGGGACGACTACGTGACCAAACCCTTCAACGTCAAGGAGCTGATGCATCGCGTCCGTGCCGTACTGCGCCGCAGCAAGCCCGAAGAGAACGAGACCGTGACATACCGAGACATTACCATCAAACCCAAAAGCTACGAAGTTTTTGTCGCGGGGCGGAAAATCGATCTGACCCGGCTCGAGTTCAAACTTCTGCTCGAACTGGTGACACACAAAAACCTGGTTCTCAGCCGTGACCAGCTTCTGGAGCGGGTATGGGGCGACGAGGGGGAGTATCAGGACCGTACCGTCAACGTCGCGGTCAACCGTCTCAAAGAGAAGATCGACCCCGACAAGAGCAAAAACTATATAAAATCGATCCGCGGAGTGGGGTACCAGGTGTGCTGA
- a CDS encoding porin family protein, which produces MMKKAILSLAAIAALGSGANAAKAITLYQDTETGVIYSKPGANRVELGDFVSAKEQIIEKRSTLSKSTKKELKIKKVLPKVVDRKSPDFLLGKQTGPNMKIRAFDNPDMWVKLGVRLQGTFENRQTDYNDVTEADTDLWDAYLRRVRFEIGVGFSKNVSFTMDVRNDKANYADKGEQEFNVGDAYLKIKKPFDTSLVNFKLYRGKIDVSRTETVKSAYVLHYDRPHVADEAAQYITHNRRGTNAQMYGDWNKKVHYQLAFGDGVYSGKLKDASGNSFSGDLSQKSFFYGGKIVLSPFDGWEEKKRTETYFAEGKHFEIGAAYWKSPNISYDDGTVAQTIDHELFNLEMSAHYLGAFVQAEYFKFDGVVKEWGQSDIGESNGWYVKGEYLFKDLYYIAPFARYESWDKWEDASGYDLTSKIIGVNWYLRGNSTKVGLSYQKDEYDVNIGDKTEERLKLTTQWFF; this is translated from the coding sequence ATGATGAAAAAAGCGATACTCTCTCTCGCAGCCATCGCCGCTCTTGGCTCAGGTGCAAACGCAGCCAAGGCGATTACACTCTATCAGGACACCGAAACCGGTGTCATCTACAGCAAACCGGGTGCAAACCGCGTCGAGCTCGGTGATTTCGTCAGTGCAAAAGAGCAAATCATCGAGAAACGGAGCACTCTCTCGAAATCGACGAAAAAAGAGCTGAAGATAAAAAAAGTTCTTCCAAAAGTTGTCGACAGAAAATCGCCGGATTTCCTTCTTGGCAAACAGACAGGTCCGAACATGAAAATTCGTGCATTCGACAATCCCGATATGTGGGTCAAACTCGGTGTACGACTGCAAGGCACTTTCGAAAATCGTCAAACCGACTATAACGACGTAACCGAAGCGGATACGGATCTATGGGATGCCTATCTTCGACGGGTACGATTCGAGATTGGGGTTGGATTTTCCAAAAATGTCTCGTTCACGATGGATGTCCGTAACGACAAAGCCAACTATGCCGACAAGGGCGAGCAAGAGTTCAATGTGGGTGACGCCTACTTGAAAATCAAAAAACCATTCGATACATCATTGGTCAACTTCAAACTTTATCGTGGCAAAATCGATGTTTCCAGAACCGAAACCGTCAAATCCGCTTACGTTTTGCATTATGACCGACCACACGTTGCCGACGAAGCTGCGCAATACATTACCCATAACCGACGGGGTACGAATGCGCAAATGTATGGTGACTGGAATAAAAAAGTACACTATCAACTCGCATTCGGTGATGGCGTCTACTCCGGAAAATTGAAAGATGCATCGGGCAACAGCTTTAGCGGGGACCTGTCGCAGAAAAGTTTCTTTTATGGCGGTAAAATCGTCCTCTCTCCTTTCGACGGATGGGAAGAGAAAAAACGTACCGAAACATACTTTGCGGAGGGCAAACATTTCGAAATCGGTGCCGCCTACTGGAAAAGCCCGAACATCTCCTATGATGACGGTACAGTCGCCCAAACCATCGACCATGAACTCTTCAACCTCGAAATGTCCGCTCACTACCTGGGTGCATTCGTGCAGGCAGAATATTTCAAATTCGACGGTGTCGTCAAAGAATGGGGACAAAGCGATATAGGTGAATCGAATGGCTGGTATGTCAAAGGCGAATATCTCTTTAAAGACCTCTACTATATCGCGCCGTTCGCACGCTATGAAAGTTGGGACAAGTGGGAAGACGCCAGCGGTTACGACCTGACATCGAAAATCATAGGGGTCAACTGGTATCTTCGCGGCAACAGCACCAAAGTCGGACTTTCCTATCAAAAAGACGAATACGATGTCAACATTGGCGACAAAACGGAAGAGCGTCTGAAATTGACGACACAATGGTTTTTCTAA
- the nrfD gene encoding NrfD/PsrC family molybdoenzyme membrane anchor subunit produces MVEHTTAATDAIVTLDVALPGIVWGWMITLNMWAKSIGTGVVLIGVYLLKKYGDRVASVKTMMPVISFIFLNIFLLFTLLDLHQPFRMWHIFFYPHWTSAITVGAWLATIFTGIIFVMAAGKILNKINEEQYNKLMWAAFVFAIPVTLYTATIMGEASARELWQTPTELLQMALAAFIGGSATYLILGVGDRNVKRDLAIVLAVSATLSFIVYMGEYYFGAMKAEEVAATIAFVKDGGAYHTMFWLGQVMGYIVPVALVIFALRTQSNSLLALASVLALAGLWIAKHVWLVIPQLLNLS; encoded by the coding sequence ATGGTTGAACATACTACCGCCGCGACCGATGCAATCGTAACGCTCGACGTCGCGCTCCCCGGAATCGTATGGGGTTGGATGATTACACTCAACATGTGGGCGAAGAGTATCGGAACGGGCGTCGTACTGATCGGTGTCTATCTTTTGAAAAAATACGGAGACCGTGTCGCGAGCGTCAAAACAATGATGCCGGTGATCTCTTTCATTTTCCTGAATATTTTCCTGCTCTTCACACTGCTGGATCTTCACCAGCCGTTTAGAATGTGGCATATCTTCTTCTATCCGCACTGGACTTCCGCCATTACCGTTGGCGCATGGTTGGCGACGATCTTTACGGGTATCATCTTTGTCATGGCCGCCGGAAAAATTCTGAACAAGATCAACGAAGAACAGTACAACAAGCTGATGTGGGCAGCCTTTGTTTTTGCGATTCCTGTGACGCTCTATACTGCGACGATCATGGGTGAAGCCTCCGCGCGCGAATTATGGCAGACACCGACCGAACTTCTTCAGATGGCTCTTGCGGCGTTTATCGGCGGTTCCGCGACCTATCTGATTCTCGGAGTCGGAGATAGAAACGTTAAACGCGATTTGGCCATTGTGTTGGCTGTAAGTGCGACACTCTCGTTCATTGTCTATATGGGAGAGTATTATTTTGGTGCGATGAAAGCCGAAGAGGTTGCTGCGACGATCGCATTTGTCAAGGATGGTGGAGCGTATCACACCATGTTCTGGCTCGGACAGGTGATGGGGTACATCGTGCCGGTGGCACTTGTCATTTTTGCACTTCGGACACAGTCAAACAGTCTTCTCGCGCTCGCTTCCGTACTGGCCCTGGCAGGCCTTTGGATCGCCAAGCATGTCTGGCTCGTGATTCCGCAACTGTTGAACCTTAGTTGA
- a CDS encoding 4Fe-4S dicluster domain-containing protein → MKLGFLVDLALCMGCKGCEVSCKVENEVPLSMWRLRVKYVDVGTFPETKRTFTPLRCNHCENAPCERICPVSALHYLENGIVNVDKERCIGCAGCVMACPYGAIYIDPETNTADKCTYCAHRVAGGMMPACVVACPVEANIFGDLDDPTSNISMYIMEHQGNVKVRKPEKNTHPKHFYTSGGEVNLNPLASKREEGYNLFNNITHLKHVGGH, encoded by the coding sequence ATGAAGCTCGGCTTTTTGGTAGACCTGGCGCTTTGCATGGGATGTAAAGGGTGTGAGGTCTCTTGTAAAGTGGAAAATGAAGTTCCGCTCAGTATGTGGCGCCTGCGGGTTAAGTATGTTGATGTGGGAACGTTCCCGGAAACGAAGCGTACTTTTACGCCGCTGCGCTGTAACCACTGCGAAAACGCACCGTGCGAGCGAATCTGTCCGGTCAGTGCACTGCACTATCTTGAAAACGGTATCGTGAATGTCGACAAAGAGCGCTGTATCGGCTGTGCGGGCTGTGTCATGGCATGCCCCTACGGTGCAATCTATATCGACCCGGAGACCAATACGGCCGACAAGTGCACCTACTGTGCCCACCGTGTCGCGGGAGGCATGATGCCGGCATGTGTCGTTGCATGTCCTGTCGAAGCGAATATCTTCGGTGACCTCGATGATCCGACCAGCAATATCAGCATGTATATCATGGAGCATCAGGGCAATGTCAAGGTTCGAAAGCCCGAGAAGAATACGCATCCGAAACATTTCTATACAAGTGGCGGCGAAGTGAACCTCAATCCGCTCGCAAGCAAGCGTGAAGAGGGATACAATCTCTTCAACAACATTACGCATCTTAAACATGTAGGAGGTCACTAA
- the pstS gene encoding phosphate ABC transporter substrate-binding protein PstS produces the protein MLKKAAAALAAGVIAASAANISGAGASFPAPIYFDWAYLYQKKSGNQVNYQSIGSGGGIKQISARTVNFGASDKPLKPKKLDKKRLYQFPAVIGSIVAAYNIPGIEDGELRIENRDLAAIFLGKIKYWDDKAIAEDNPGLKLPHKEIVVCHRADGSGTTFNFSYFLSHVSSDWADNVGIGKALDWPVGLGSKGNEGVSSLISQNPYSIGYVEYAYKKKNGFGAAVLQTKSGKWVEAKEENFKAAAKYAKWSPKTHFYQILALQPGDNSYPIVAATFILLPREATDMNKEVVKFFDFAFKHGDEEAKKLGYIPLPEETKTMIRDYWKEHGIY, from the coding sequence ATGCTCAAGAAAGCAGCGGCGGCCCTCGCCGCCGGTGTCATCGCAGCAAGCGCGGCCAACATCAGCGGCGCGGGCGCATCATTCCCCGCACCAATCTATTTCGACTGGGCCTATCTTTATCAGAAAAAGAGCGGCAACCAGGTTAATTACCAGTCCATCGGTTCCGGCGGCGGCATCAAGCAGATCAGCGCACGTACGGTCAACTTCGGCGCGAGCGACAAGCCCCTCAAACCGAAAAAACTCGACAAAAAACGCCTCTATCAGTTTCCGGCGGTCATCGGCTCCATCGTCGCGGCCTACAACATCCCCGGTATCGAAGATGGTGAATTGAGAATCGAGAACAGAGATCTCGCCGCCATCTTTCTGGGCAAAATCAAATATTGGGACGACAAGGCGATCGCCGAGGACAACCCGGGTTTGAAACTCCCACACAAAGAGATTGTCGTATGCCACCGCGCCGACGGATCGGGCACCACCTTCAATTTCAGCTATTTCCTGTCACACGTCAGCAGCGACTGGGCAGACAACGTGGGCATCGGCAAAGCGCTCGACTGGCCAGTCGGTCTGGGCAGTAAAGGCAACGAAGGGGTCTCCAGCCTCATTTCCCAAAACCCCTACTCCATCGGATACGTCGAATACGCCTACAAAAAGAAAAATGGTTTCGGCGCGGCGGTTCTGCAGACAAAGAGCGGCAAATGGGTCGAAGCGAAAGAGGAAAACTTCAAAGCAGCAGCAAAATATGCCAAGTGGTCGCCGAAAACGCATTTCTATCAGATCCTCGCACTTCAGCCGGGTGACAACAGCTATCCCATTGTCGCGGCCACTTTCATTCTACTGCCAAGAGAAGCGACGGACATGAACAAAGAGGTGGTCAAGTTCTTCGACTTCGCCTTCAAACACGGTGACGAAGAGGCGAAAAAACTGGGCTATATCCCCCTGCCCGAAGAGACCAAAACGATGATCCGAGACTACTGGAAAGAGCACGGAATCTATTGA
- the pstC gene encoding phosphate ABC transporter permease subunit PstC — MNRTLDTVFHNTTRFFAISVLIVLAALFFVLFNEAKPAIDAFGLQFITNSKWAPNMDIFGGYPAIYGSIVSTIIAMLIATPVAIGIAIFLSELAPPWIAAVVGMAIELLAAIPSIIYGMWGLFYLAPILRDIWGGNGLGLATAGFVLSIMILPFMAAITRDAMKTTPPILKESAYGMGATRWEVLKDVVIPYVKSGIIGSIILALGRAIGETMAVTFVMGNAHKIPDSIFKPATSIPVTLANEFTEADTDLYYSSLFYLALILLVISFTVIAVAKFWFLRNLQEQRV; from the coding sequence GTGAACCGGACCCTCGACACCGTCTTCCACAACACGACCCGCTTCTTCGCAATCTCGGTACTGATCGTCCTCGCGGCACTTTTCTTCGTCCTCTTCAACGAAGCCAAACCCGCCATCGACGCATTCGGACTGCAATTCATCACCAACAGCAAGTGGGCGCCGAACATGGATATCTTCGGTGGCTATCCGGCGATCTACGGCTCGATCGTATCGACGATTATCGCAATGCTCATCGCCACGCCTGTCGCCATCGGCATCGCGATTTTTCTGAGCGAGCTCGCACCGCCGTGGATCGCCGCCGTTGTCGGAATGGCGATCGAACTGCTCGCCGCCATCCCCTCCATCATCTACGGCATGTGGGGACTTTTCTACCTCGCTCCCATTCTGCGTGACATCTGGGGCGGCAACGGTCTGGGACTGGCGACGGCCGGATTCGTGCTTTCGATCATGATCCTTCCCTTCATGGCCGCCATTACACGCGACGCGATGAAGACGACGCCCCCGATTCTCAAAGAATCGGCCTACGGCATGGGTGCGACACGCTGGGAGGTGCTCAAAGATGTCGTCATCCCCTACGTCAAGAGCGGCATCATCGGTTCCATCATCCTCGCCCTCGGCCGCGCCATCGGCGAAACGATGGCCGTCACCTTCGTCATGGGGAACGCCCACAAAATTCCCGACTCCATCTTCAAACCGGCCACGAGTATCCCAGTCACGCTGGCCAACGAGTTCACCGAGGCCGACACCGACCTCTACTACTCGAGCCTCTTCTACCTGGCGCTCATCTTGCTGGTCATCAGCTTCACCGTCATCGCCGTGGCGAAATTCTGGTTTCTGAGAAACCTTCAGGAGCAGCGCGTATGA
- a CDS encoding sensor histidine kinase, whose translation MLKRHFKLPQIFFINFFLLLFGTLIIASFIVYYSIQQIEVKQFTNQLRSEIAYVRAMLDEGKSLEAAAAEMGEIMGRPLRVTLISMEGRPLFDNEADVNTMENHANRPEVMAARRRGFGTAVRYSETVKNDRIYVAKKIVWNGKPAILRLSVSLETIMFDFRMLWFRLASVFLAALVIGYLISRALQRRIDEELGKLTDYLKAIADKNYQANFSAGFSEEFTTIAILLKKLARRLEKNEKKKRKYNAKLRFISKQRNDMISAISHEFKNPVAAIMGYTETLLDDDELPKPIRRKFLERIEQNARRITQMIDRLSFMTRMESSEIKPQMSDFDFEKVVLDAVHALERKYAGREIVVEGEPVTIHADKTMMEMAVINLIDNALKYSEDEVRIILNENEFCIVDKGQGIPEKELESITKKFYRIEKNSWDNSMGLGLAIVKYILKLHRSDLVITSEVGRGTIICFSIPSVCIIKKNEGSTQSH comes from the coding sequence GTGCTGAAACGTCATTTCAAACTTCCGCAAATCTTTTTTATAAACTTTTTCCTTCTTCTGTTCGGGACGCTTATTATCGCGTCGTTTATCGTCTACTATTCGATCCAGCAAATCGAAGTAAAACAGTTCACCAATCAGCTCAGGAGCGAGATCGCCTACGTGCGGGCCATGCTCGACGAGGGGAAATCGCTGGAAGCGGCGGCGGCCGAAATGGGGGAGATCATGGGACGCCCACTTCGCGTGACGCTGATTTCAATGGAGGGAAGACCTCTTTTCGACAATGAAGCCGATGTGAACACGATGGAGAATCATGCGAACCGTCCGGAAGTGATGGCGGCGAGGCGGAGGGGTTTCGGTACGGCGGTTCGCTATTCCGAAACGGTCAAAAACGACCGTATCTACGTGGCGAAAAAAATAGTCTGGAACGGGAAACCGGCCATTTTGCGTCTTTCGGTCTCGCTGGAAACGATCATGTTCGACTTCAGGATGCTCTGGTTTCGGCTCGCCTCGGTTTTTCTGGCGGCGTTGGTGATAGGGTATCTCATCAGCCGGGCACTTCAGCGTCGTATCGATGAAGAGCTTGGAAAACTGACCGACTATCTCAAGGCGATAGCCGACAAAAACTATCAGGCAAATTTCAGTGCCGGTTTCTCGGAAGAGTTCACGACGATCGCGATATTGCTCAAAAAACTGGCCAGGCGGCTCGAGAAGAACGAGAAGAAGAAACGCAAATACAATGCGAAACTACGTTTTATCAGCAAACAGCGCAACGACATGATCTCGGCCATCAGCCACGAGTTCAAAAATCCGGTCGCTGCGATTATGGGATATACCGAAACGCTTCTGGACGATGATGAACTTCCCAAGCCCATTCGGAGGAAATTTCTCGAGAGAATCGAGCAGAATGCCAGACGTATTACCCAAATGATTGACCGTCTCAGTTTTATGACCCGGATGGAGAGCAGTGAAATCAAACCTCAGATGAGCGATTTCGACTTTGAAAAAGTGGTACTCGATGCGGTTCATGCGCTCGAACGGAAATATGCGGGGAGAGAGATCGTCGTCGAGGGAGAACCGGTCACGATTCATGCGGACAAGACGATGATGGAGATGGCGGTCATCAACCTGATCGATAACGCCTTGAAGTACTCCGAGGATGAGGTGAGAATCATATTGAATGAAAATGAGTTCTGCATCGTCGACAAAGGCCAGGGGATACCGGAAAAGGAGCTTGAATCGATCACCAAAAAATTCTACCGTATCGAGAAAAACAGCTGGGACAACTCGATGGGGCTCGGCCTCGCGATCGTAAAGTACATTTTGAAACTCCATCGAAGCGATTTGGTGATCACTTCGGAAGTGGGTAGAGGAACGATCATCTGCTTTTCTATTCCTTCCGTTTGTATAATCAAAAAAAATGAAGGCTCTACCCAGTCACACTGA
- a CDS encoding PhoU domain-containing protein, whose protein sequence is MLSNFQEKLDQINRMMTDLAQMILKGEKLCFDGFKAKDMKVLDDARDAVKGCRTKANEIDNEIIKILALYGPEATELREMVGYLKITNELINAAGSVRSYVKHNKSLIAGDFDMGAMEASFVPLHQTALNSITHMIEMFDLGKSEEEIRGLYRSIKVEESKGDDLYSIVQKDISEMLCHIDVDPLDFMTVLKLARKLEHISDHAINVAKLLLFIKTGGELESY, encoded by the coding sequence ATGCTTTCAAATTTTCAGGAAAAGCTCGATCAGATCAACCGAATGATGACAGATCTTGCCCAGATGATTCTAAAAGGGGAGAAACTCTGTTTCGACGGCTTTAAAGCAAAAGATATGAAAGTATTAGACGATGCACGCGACGCGGTGAAGGGGTGTCGCACCAAAGCGAACGAGATCGACAACGAAATCATCAAGATATTGGCCCTTTACGGTCCTGAAGCGACAGAGTTGCGTGAAATGGTGGGATATCTGAAAATCACCAACGAGCTGATCAATGCGGCCGGCAGTGTTCGTTCATACGTCAAGCACAACAAATCGCTGATCGCCGGCGATTTCGATATGGGGGCGATGGAGGCTTCGTTCGTTCCACTCCATCAAACTGCTCTAAACTCCATCACACATATGATCGAAATGTTCGATCTAGGCAAAAGCGAAGAAGAGATACGTGGACTCTACAGGTCGATCAAGGTCGAGGAATCGAAAGGGGACGACCTCTACTCAATCGTGCAGAAAGATATTTCCGAAATGCTTTGCCATATCGACGTCGATCCGCTCGACTTCATGACGGTGCTCAAACTCGCCAGAAAGCTCGAGCATATCAGCGACCATGCGATCAACGTGGCCAAGTTGTTGCTTTTCATAAAGACTGGCGGAGAATTGGAGAGCTACTGA